From Bicyclus anynana chromosome 11, ilBicAnyn1.1, whole genome shotgun sequence:
AACTGGGGGAATGAGTTTTAAGAGAGGATACTCATTTAGTGGGTGAGAGAACACATTGtagaaaaacttattaaacgcTTCGGCGTGGTCTTTACTGGTAATAGACTCAGCATTTTCATACTTTAATTTTCTAGGTAGATTTGTGGTATTACGCTTAGATTTAATGAAGGACCAGAATTGTTTTGCGTCCTTTTTTAAGCATTCTTcattaagtttaatatatttagtgtaaCATTCTGATTCTACCGTCTTTTCTCTCTTCCTTAGTCGGGAAAATTCTAGGTAATCTAAAGGATCTTGGTATTTTTTCCAGCGTCTatgaattttagacttttccCGAATAATTTTTATAAGAGACTTATTATACCATTTGGGATATGTGTCATTTTTCTTCGTTATAGTTAAAGGTACGAACatagaaatacatttatataggtGTTCATAAAACCGATTGACTGCTTCATCCAAAGATCCATCAGATAGGCATTCTTGCCACGGAATTGCCATcagataattatttatactatcatAATTGgctttatgaaatttaaatttcactCGAGGTTCGGATGGTAAAGTTCTAATAGTCAAAGAAGctacgttaattaataaaaccggGTGAAAGTCGTCTTGCTTTAGTAAAGGACAACTTGAAACCGAGATCTCAACAGGAAAGTTCGCAAAAATAAGATCCAAAGTATTGCCGTTAAGATTTTTGAAAAGCGAGAGTTGATTTAGACCTTTAAAGTTCAGATACTGTACCAATTCCATGCCTATTTCTCGGAGATTTTGTGGAGCATTACTTGCAATGGAGGAACCTTCATTGGACCACTTTATGAAGGGCATATTAAAATCACCTAAAATCAAAAAATGGTCCTTctctattttagtatttaatttatggATTATTAATGAAAAGTCCTCCAGCAAACACGGCTGAATATTTGTGTTGCCAGGAATGTAAGTTGCCAAAATATGAagtttactattaatattatctaatgttattctttaaaagatttttcttttgtgttctTTTTACTCAACGTAGGTGACAATACTAAAAGTGACTGCCACAAATTGCGTCTAATCTTGTACCAACCAACAATTTAAGGACCAATCTCCACTGCGGCCACTTTTCAAATCTCAACAAACAGGATTTTAGTAGTACAGTAATTACTATTTGTACCTGATGTGATGAGAATTCCCTTGTAGAAGAAATACGAAATCTACAGAAAACATCGTGGTTTACTtttgatttataataagtactatacctattataatatgaaatgaGAATGCACTCTTTTTCCTCAGTTTATTGGAAGGCTTTAAATATGAACTGTAAGACTTTCAATGCATCAGTGGCACAAAAGTGTCATTCTAAAGGAGGAAGTCATTCGGTATACATTACTCATACCCACCGATCCAACGCCTCCCGTCCCACTCTGTTGCACTTGCATTGGTCGAGAGGACACGCGCAACATTTGCAAATTCCATCTTCGTCTCCAGGCTCCACGCATTCGCAAGCATCTTCCTGTTCAATTGTATTAAAACCTATCAATATATCCCTACTGTtataataaatgtgaaagtgtatgtctgtttgtttgtccgtcttttaCGGCAAAatggagcgacgaattgacgtgagtttttaagtggagatagggGTATgcctatctccacttaaaaacttacccttaccctatccctaccataGTCCATACGGAAGggatagggtaagggtagggtaggggttgagtAGGTGTAGgtttggagtagggtaggtagggaagGAGCGCAAATAAGTCAAGCGatgcttgaccgggtccgttagTTAATAGAAagagtgaaaaaataaataaaattgagtggAAAATTAATGGTTCCCATAAGATTTGTGATAAATTGAAttttgcaggcgtccgctagtacctactatatttatatttgagcaataaaaataatctttttaattgtccattattaatatcattatcaacagcTTAGCTTAGTGCTCCAAAAAGTCCAAAGGATTGCCTTTCTCTTTCTCCTACAGACCACAAAGATATTTTCAATGTGGAATGGCCGAATCAGGCGATAATGTTGGCCTATATAACTCCAGGCCGGATAATGACTGAGACATTTGGGGCATCCAGCTTGGGACATATGGCAGCCACATGAGCTGACAACTGGTCTGGCCAGCATCCCTTGCATCATAAACAAGATACATTTCTTACTCTCTGGTAGATCATCGTCTCATTCTTATAAAGGAGGCAGGTTTCATCGTGTACGACGATGCCGTGGTCATCCCTCAAGCATTCACAGGAATCAGATAGCAATTCACTCGACTCTCCTTCTTGTGTACAAGCACATTCTGGTTGTGCGTGATCACAACACTCGTCCATCTCGTTCTTTGGAAACTTTTcgattcaaaatataaaaaactgtaTCAAACGTTTTGACAATCGTTACTTGACAACGACAAATGTTGTTAGTTTACATTACCTAGGTTACGGTTACTGTCTATGATACCAATATTTTCCAAGAAAGTAATTTCTATTCGTAGCCTAAAAACAATGTGCAGTTCATTAAAAATGTGATTGGTAGAAATTTTTGATGCTTTATTGATTGACGTTTAGTTGCCCTAGCAACCTTGACGTGGTTATGGAAACCTTTTAAACAACATGTTGTACCGTACTTAGCatagagtaaattaatatatggcACACAGATAATTGGTACCGTAATTTGATTTGTGTTGTAGGGTGCCATAAGATAATAGAAAAAATCTTAAAGACTAGGGTTACtagttaaattaagtaaaatctTTTCGAcgaaaagataattttaattctGGAACCTAACACCTTGTATTAGTTTAACTTCTCGTTTCTACCATGGTAAGTTTTCAAGTTGTTGATAAGTAGATAACCTTTAATaagcttatttttaaaaataacttgaaagtCCAGGGTATACCTAACAATTCACCGTGAATTCATATTCTTGACGTAGTGATTGTATACTCTTTGATTCTACCCATACTTCCGTTTGCCACCAGAATTTATACAGAGGTTTACTGATAATAATACACTACACATAAATCTGggaatgttattaaataattatctcTGTAGATACTCAGCCGGTCAAAGCCAGCGGGTGACAATCGAGGCAGCGGCAGCGTCTCAGCCAAAAAAACATTTCCAGAACTCGAAGACTTTATCTTGAAGAGGGATTATGTTGGCGCTATCACTATGCTGGaggtttaatacatttttattgcatAAGTATGAGATGCTAGACTACGATTTAATGAACTGAAAATCGTTGAACAGTAATTTAAAGTAAGTTTTTGATGAAACGCCCTGACCTACAGGATTCttgagtttaaaaatattagaggGTAAATTAAGGACTAAATCTCTAAATGTCTCATTGAACCCCTACCCACATGGCAGCGGAGTGCAGAGTGCATTTGTGTCCGCCCATGTTACCTTTGTGCTAATGATCTCAAAACTTGATCATCATTAAATCTACACccatggtcacaagtcctggaacctgcacgagatgtttcctctaccacaataTGATGTTACAATCCCTATCGCTGGTAGCGAGTATCTCAACCGGTAATTTTCTCATTCAGTTCTTAAAACACGAGGGCAACGCAGACGTGTGGGTGTCTGTGTGGACGGCGTGGTGTTGGTTCCACTTGGCTGAGTACAAGCGAGCGTTGGACGAGTATCTCGCAGTGCGGACGAGGGACAAGCTCGACCCGCGCGTCGCTGACAACGTCGCTCTCGACATCGctgtttgttacttttatttagGCGAGTACTTACAGTTATTACTATGTTCCACCAGGACCTCTGTTGTTTGTTATCAACTGCGCCAGTGAGGTAGTGTAAACTTGGgtcaatgattttattttaattggcatTTCTGTTTCAGGCATGTACAAAGAGTCTCAGGATACTGTGGAGGAAGCACCGAAGTGTCCACTAAAGGCAAGTATTGTTATAGTAACTAAGGAAGATTTTCGTTTGTAAAAAGTTTTTCAACATCCCTTTTTACGCTGCTCAACCTAAGACTCGAACCAAGAACGACATGATACGTAGCCGCACAGTTTTACTACTTCATCAACGAGGCAGTGGTTCTTTGGGCACCCGCATACAtgcaataatattgtcaataaagtaGAATAAGTAGTAGTGGTAGTACTTAGAGTTGCCCtacggtcatcatcatcatcattaacagccgatggacgtccactgctggacttccaaacaaaacggtctcgaaccgcgagcatccagcggctccctgcaacccgtttgatgtcctcggtccacctagtggggtgtctaccaaaactgcgctttccggtgcggggtcgccattccagcaccttgggaccccatagtgcattggctcttcgaactatgtggcctgcccattgccacttcagcttcgcgactcgcaaTATTATCTGCAGTATATACCTCTACTTTGTTGATATTGTATGTGGGCGGGGATCCTTTGACGAAGTGACGTACAGGTTAGTGCAGTTTAGAATACCTTGACGCAAAACACCTTTTAAAGAAGTCCACACCGAAACCTTATTATGTCTACCACTACAACAACAGTGGACAGCTATACTGCGAGTCTTGCAACCGGACTTTCCTAACAAAGTTCGATTATGCCAGTCACACCAGGCCTAGAGCACACTCGAGACTATTAAGTTAAAGCGTCACCTTTGACGGATTCCTCATGGAGAACATCATCGGTTTATTCACCGTCGTCATAATCACCATCGCCATAtctggctttggccgtggctggttacctccctaccgacaaaggcgtaccgccaagcgatttagcgttccggtacgatgtcgtgtggacaCCGAAAGGGAagtgaggattttcatcttcctcctgacaagttagcccgctagattagaatgcatcatcacttactatcaggtgagattgtagttaagggctaacttgtaaagaataacaaaaaaaccatcaccatcatcatataaAAGTGGTGGTTCCAGTGTCGGCTGCAGTTCCACCTGGCACATAAGCTGGGTGATGAGGAGGAGCTGATGCGAGCGCATGGAGTCCTGCGAGACGTGCCTGAGGACCAGCTAAGTCTGGCCTCTGTGCATTATCTGCGCGCTCACTACCAAGAGGCCATCGATGTCTACAAGAAACTGCTGCTGGAGAGACGGTAAATATAAATCTGCTaacgttttttttatgcaatgtgtgttaaaaaaaagaatgggAATCTCGTGAtcattaccatacattttgtatgggaaatGGCTAGCTACAAACTACGCTGCCAACGCTGAGCTGATattgaaaatgttatttttaacttttttcagTTACAAAAGATATGAAAGCGATGACACAAGTTGGGTGAAAGTTTTGTCGCACATCCCTAGGTGCATGCAAAAATCTTTTAACTAAGTAGGATAATTGTAGtctagagtaggtaggtataaaataattaggtatatattaaatagataaatattgattttctttactttttcaataGGCACCTATTGAATACTTATCAAGTGTAGTAGTTAAATACCTACATCATAATGTCTATTAGTTAACTTAGCCATATATTTAGTTCAAAGCCACAAGGAAACCTTAATTTACCAACATACCTTGTGGGAGGTACAAGTAGCtgtgtatgtataaatattttctatgttgTTGACAATATGTAGGGTAAATTTGCCTAaagtcatcataattatcaacccatatttggctcactgctgaactcgagtctcctctcaaaatgaaaggggttaggccaatagtccaccacgctggcccaacgccgattggcagacttcacacacgcagagaattaagaaaattctctggtatgcaggtttcctcacgatgtttttccttcaccgtttgagacacgtgatttttaattttttaaaatgcacataccttaaaagttggaggtgtatgcctcAGACCGAATTCGATCCTACACCCACCGAAATCGGAGGtgaaagtcatatccactgggctatcacggctctacctaAAGTCGCTCCATGCCGTAAATCGTAAcaacttggcaacttcgtttgtaactCTCCCGATAttgcgcacgatttcacacccgtcccgctcgtcgcccgcatatcatgggaatgttatcaacgaacttgccagactatagcttaaccctctcattctgagaggagacttgtgctcaacagttagccgaatatgggttgttaatgatgatgataatgagataTGTAGGtaactactaaaaaaatattccatgaCTTTGTTTTAGCACATACATGGCATTGAATGTGTACGTAGCGTTGTGTTACTACAAGTTGGACTACTACGACGTGTCCCAGGAGGTTCTGGGCGTGTATTTGGCACAGCATCCTACTTCCACTGTAGCTGGCAACCTGAAGGCTTGCAATCTGTTCAGGTGAGTCAACTATATAGATTGCGAGTGTAAGTATGAGTGAGTACTCAAATGCGTGCGTCAGTTATTGTGTGAGCTAATGAGTGAGTACTTAACTGCGTGAGTCGGTTACTAAATGAGCTTACGACTGAGTAATCTTCTTCTTTAGTCAGTTATTGAATGAGCTTATGAGTGAGTACTCAACTGCCTGCTTTATTTGTTGAGTGAGCTAATCAGTGAGTACATAACTGCGTGAGTAATTGACTCATTATTTAATGAGCTTCCGATTGAGTTATTTACTTCTTTAGTCAGTTATTGAGTGAGCTTATGAGTGAGTACTCCATTGCTTGCGTCAGTTATTGAGTGAACTTATGAGTGATTGAGTGATGAGCATTAAGTTCAATTTTACATTCCTACATAATTGCTTTTAGATTATACAATGGTAAGGCAGCTGAGAGTGAATTGAAACAAATATCGTCGGATCAGCACACTTTTGGGCAAGATTTAGTGAAGCATAATCTTGTAGTGTTCAGAAATGGAGAAGGCGCTTTGAAAGTAAATATcatatagtaatattttattgtttagtaCCTGGATGAAAGAGCATTCTAAAATCCAAAGCCTCTAAACCTAGATCGAACTCTgtatactttaaaatttaataaaattgttgtatCTTGTTAGTAAGTGGCTTAATTCATTTTCCTTTATTACCTATATATGTTTTACACCAGGTGCTTCCAGAATTAGTAGACGTGGTGCCCGAGGCTCGCCTGAACCTGGCCGGCTACCGGCTGCGGCACCGAGAGCCGCTGGAGGCGCGGGGTCTCCTGGAACCCCTGCAACCCACATCGCCGCTGCATTACATACTGCGGGCCGTGGTGGCAGTGCGGCTCTACAACGAGACTGGGGATGTAAGTGTACAGTATAACATTCAAAACGCGTGGGGTGCTGCGAAATCCCTTGCAGCCCATACTCACTTCATACTCAGGGCCGTGATGGCGGTGCAACTATACAACGATACTGAGGATGTAAGCCTGCAGTATAACATTCGCGAGGCGTGGGGCGCTGCCTGATCCCCAGCTGCTCATCTTGCcgcatttcatttattttctaaatgtgTAAGTGACGAAGGTTCCTTAaatatgggacctcagcggcgtcgtCGCGGGTACTACCACCTCATGGGCATGTTTGCTGGTGTAATTGTATAGTTTCAAGATGTTAAACCTTATGTGCTTGTGCACATAAGGTTTAACGCCATGTCATGGCAACCTGCTCGTGAGCAATAAGTCACTTTTCTGTCTAATGGTATTATCTTGAAACACTCTGTACTGTAAATTTGCAAACTGGCAGTTTCTCCGGCTACACTTAGATATCATTTATATCTCAGGCTACTCTTAAATAATGCACGAAGTACCCAAAGAAGTAATCACTTCTAAAATGTTCCCCAGGAGGAACAGTTGAAGCTGGCGCAGCAGAGTTTCCACCTGGTGGGCAGCTCGGCATCCGAGTGCGACACCATCCCCGGGCGCCAGTGCATGGCCTCCTCCTACTTCCTGGCGGGACAATTCGAGGAGGTCCTGGTGTACCTCAACTCCATCAAGAGCTTCTTCGTCAACGATGACACTTTCAACTTTAACTATGCTCAGGTGATACATATGACCACGACTCGTTATTGTATAGGGTTAAGTAGACTAGATCCTTCCAGTTGATGCAATCCTTGTATATTGCTACCCTTGCTTCTTCCATCctgtttcaattccatgtacatacataatgtatttatgaaaatatgCCAATCAAATCCATTGTAATTATCTATGTGTCTTGTAAAATTCTCAGGCAAAAGTAGCGACAGGATTGTACCGCGAGGCGGAGGAGTGTCTCTTGGCCGTACAAGACGAGACGGTGCGCAGTTCCTTCACGTACCTGGCCTGCCTCTGTCGCTGCCACGTCATGAATAAGGAGGCTCACCGCGCGTGGGAGATCTGCGTCAAGGTAAAGTAGCATCAGGTTATATTAGTCGTTTAAGGACATCATTATAAACTAACAGGAACTTGTGAAATAAAACAAGTCCGACACATGCGATGGCGCAACTAACCGCTACTAATTGTCAAGTTTCTCTTTTATGTATTTCTTCTtcatttcttatttaatttaagataGAAGCTTCAGTAATGTAAAGCAtgctcgtatttttttaaatattagctatGCGTTTTTAAAATTCCTCTTACCCCTTCATATTCTATGTCTGTAAGGGGCGGAAATTAAGCAAATTATGTCAGCAAAAATCTGATACTACTTCATTACTACAAAATTCAGGATAAAACCCCTAAACTTGCTGAAATCCTATTCAATGAATTGGATTCAGAAaatgaacataaataaatagcGGTCAACTGGGTCAGTCGTAAAAATAGAGAGTCCCTCAAGGATCTTTACAAGGGCCATAAGagtttcttatttatattaatgacctTTATTATCTTGATAAGAATAAATCACGAGATAGTTTTTGTGATTGaacacacaaaataaattttgagttaataattatagcttTGATCTTTGAACAAACGATATTAATAAAGCCTTGTTTTCAGTCCGCTGGTACACCGGACAGCTTCGCGCTGCTGCAGTTAGTAGCAAACGACAGCTATCGAATGGGACAGTTCCTCGTCGCTGCCAAAGCTTTCCACATGCTGGATAGGTATATCTATTTACTTTTGATGCGTCACACGTTGAATCACTTACTACACAATCTCCTCCaatacattttttcttttttgtgtatATCGGCGGAGCAGACTAAGTT
This genomic window contains:
- the LOC112049892 gene encoding intraflagellar transport protein 56 → MIPIFSKKILSRSKPAGDNRGSGSVSAKKTFPELEDFILKRDYVGAITMLEFLKHEGNADVWVSVWTAWCWFHLAEYKRALDEYLAVRTRDKLDPRVADNVALDIAVCYFYLGMYKESQDTVEEAPKCPLKCRLQFHLAHKLGDEEELMRAHGVLRDVPEDQLSLASVHYLRAHYQEAIDVYKKLLLERRTYMALNVYVALCYYKLDYYDVSQEVLGVYLAQHPTSTVAGNLKACNLFRLYNGKAAESELKQISSDQHTFGQDLVKHNLVVFRNGEGALKVLPELVDVVPEARLNLAGYRLRHREPLEARGLLEPLQPTSPLHYILRAVVAVRLYNETGDEEQLKLAQQSFHLVGSSASECDTIPGRQCMASSYFLAGQFEEVLVYLNSIKSFFVNDDTFNFNYAQAKVATGLYREAEECLLAVQDETVRSSFTYLACLCRCHVMNKEAHRAWEICVKSAGTPDSFALLQLVANDSYRMGQFLVAAKAFHMLDRLDGGPEMWEGLRGAVCGCAQLAAADAPNAAAQLRDALALLRGPGAPPRAAHIARPITRWAQQKRIPV